From Pyrenophora tritici-repentis strain M4 chromosome 1, whole genome shotgun sequence, the proteins below share one genomic window:
- a CDS encoding BRLZ domain containing protein, which yields MTDIRVSQKAQNLARIRDNQRRSRARRKEYLQELEAKLRSYEQIGIEASSEIQSAARKVLEENKKLRALLHERGVSESEVVAALGGASDRHYDHITAGPRLNAMLERRIATTNMVSSTSSPMTSHIRAASMPRHIPSVTPIDVPQPRPTSFSCNDTPSPGSMYSNVSTPPPVSYPTAFYTTPMSPSVAEIKSEDSHYDYPYERPYNNAWAYTSDYTYTADPASYYNSSSCIDAANIIRTMRSNMVPEMEASLECRTSDQHCYINNTAVYDMVDKYTQKHATM from the exons ATGACTGACATCAGAGTTTCT CAAAAGGCTCAAAACCTTGCTCGCATTCGAGACAACCAAC GCCGCTCACGTGCTCGACGCAAGGAATACCTGCAAGAGCTCGAGGCAAAGTTGCGGAGCTACGAACAGATCGGCATTGAAGCCTCCTCGGAGATCCAGAGTGCAGCCAGGAAAGTTCTGGAGGAAAACAAGAAGCTCAGAGCGTTGCTCCATGAAAGAGGAGTGTCCGAGTCGGAAGTCGTCGCTGCACTAGGGGGCGCATCAGATCGGCACTACGACCACATCACTGCCGGACCAAGACTGAATGCCATGCTTGAACGCAGGATCGCCACCACCAACATGGTTTCCTCGACGAGCTCCCCCATGACTTCACACATCAGGGCGGCTTCCATGCCTCGACATATCCCCTCAGTCACGCCTATCGACGTCCCACAGCCCCGCCCAACCTCCTTCAGTTGCAACGACACGCCAAGCCCCGGGTCTATGTACTCAAATGTGAGCACTCCACCACCAGTATCCTACCCTACAGCCTTCTACACCACGCCCATGTCTCCGTCAGTCGCTGAGATCAAGTCGGAGGATTCCCACTATGACTACCCCTATGAGCGCCCTTATAACAACGCTTGGGCTTATACAAGCGACTATACCTACACTGCAGACCCAGCTTCCTACTACAACAGTTCGTCATGCATCGATGCTGCCAACATCATACGCACCATGCGATCGAACATGGTACCAGAGATGGAGGCCAGTTTGGAATGCCGTACGTCTGATCAGCACTGCTACATCAACAACACAGCTGTGTACGACATGGTGGACAAGTACACGCAGAAACATGCCACAATGTGA
- a CDS encoding Far-17a-AIG1 domain containing protein codes for MAIGPRITAPYTGPFNPTRFVTSWILPPAVLFGIRALLALYAFTTLFTIFGWNGAHGRSAESQHSFSFFTVLTYWGLAFYYAFSAAHTGSYWLTGEPFLARWPKALQIAHSMFYSTIVVYPWLVTIVYWGLLASRFPTTFALWSNTSQHALNSAYAFFEILFPRTERLPWLNLIPVILLLALYLGLAYLTHATQGFYVYPFLDLQTHSSGVVAGYILGILVAAIIIFLIVRYLIALRVWVTETKLGKKGKFSTHTKNSTEIDGFPLQSTPK; via the exons ATGGCTATTGGCCCACGCATAACGGCACCATACACCGGACCCTTCAATCCCACGCGCTTTGTAACGTCCTGGATCCTCCCACCAGCCGTCCTTTTCGGTATACGCGCGCTATTGGCGCTCTACGCCTTCACGACTCTATTCACCATCTTTGGATGGAACGGGGCCCATGGCAGGTCCGCCGAATCCCAGCAttccttctccttcttcacTGTCTTGACATATTGGGGGCTTGCGTTTTACTATGCCTTCTCTGCTGCGCATACTGGTAGCTACTGGCTTACTGGAGAACCCTTCTTGGCACGCTGGCCAAAGGCGCTTCAGATTGCGCATAGCATGTTTTACTCCACCATTGTAGTATATCCGTGGTTGGTCACCA TCGTGTACTGGGGACTTCTGGCGAGTCGTTTCCCTACAACCTTTGCCTTGTGGTCAAACACTTCCCAGCATGCCCTCAACTCTGCATATGCCTTTTTTGAAATACTATTCCCCCGCACGGAGCGGCTGCCTTGGTTGAATCTGATTCCAGTCATCCTCCTTTTGGCCCTCTATCTTGGTCTGGCCTACCTCACACACGCAACTCAGGGATTCTATGTGTACCCCTTCCTCGATCTTCAAACACACTCGTCTGGTGTCGTGGCAGGATACATTCTTGGTATCTTGGTCGCCGCCATTATCATCTTTCTCATCGTCAGGTACCTCATCGCGTTACGCGTATGGGTCACCGAGACGAAGCTGGGCAAGAAGGGCAAGTTCTCCACACACACCAAGAACAGTACGGAAATAGATGGATTTCCATTGCAGAGCACACCAAAGTAA
- a CDS encoding phosphoglycerate mutase family protein: protein MIEVIYVVRHAFRANWSVDPQTGVYTASMKTPTGIPTDPPLTSHGVDQSKELAEYLSHVEPAVDRIYSSPFYRCLQTIKPFSDQLFEQGKANGLIRIDRGIGYVWPVTCEIRG from the exons ATGATCGAAGTAATTTACGTTGTCCGGCATGCA TTCCGCGCCAACTGGTCGGTCGATCCTCAAACAGGCGTGTACACGGCTTCAATGAAGACACCGACTGGCATACCCACTGACCCACCGCTGACATCCCACGGCGTGGATCAGAGCAAGGAATTGGCCGAGTATCTGAGCCATGTTGAGCCGGCTGTGGATCGCATCTACTCGAGTCCGTTCTACCGCTGCCTCCAGACGATAAAGCCGTTTAGCGACCAGCTATTTGAGCAGGGCAAGGCAAACGGGCTGATCAGGATCGATCGTGGGATCGGGTATGTTTGGCCAGTGACATGTGAAATAAGGGGGTGA
- a CDS encoding Atrophin-1 domain containing protein yields the protein MPHYEIHNSYRVPTYNKRKLAADLTSLHTRLFGTPKEFVTVTFHRTTDWRMNLQIRARETFSNTQFISVGGQKAWTNTIICHATAGAEYNRAKLRQLVIGIAVAWNWYSRPWIVEHWREDEWTDVKGIMGPVKDRKALHEVFVMSDVAAHVVPSGAWEDVGQVWE from the coding sequence ATGCCCCACTACGAAATCCACAACAGCTACCGCGTCCCAACCTACAACAAGCGCAAACTCGCCGCAGACCTAACATCCCTCCACACCCGCCTCTTCGGCACCCCCAAAGAATTCGTAACCGTAACCTTCCACCGCACAACCGACTGGCGCATGAACCTGCAAATCCGCGCGCGCGAAACATTCTCAAACACGCAATTCATCTCTGTCGGCGGCCAAAAAGCTTGGACAAACACTATCATCTGCCACGCGACAGCCGGCGCCGAGTATAACAGGGCGAAGCTGAGGCAGCTTGTTATAGGGATTGCGGTGGCGTGGAATTGGTACAGCAGGCCGTGGATTGTGGAACATTGGAGGGAGGATGAGTGGACGGATGTGAAGGGAATTATGGGGCCGGTGAAGGATCGGAAGGCGTTGCATGAGGTTTTTGTTATGAGTGATGTGGCGGCTCATGTTGTTCCGAGTGGAGCTTGGGAGGATGTGGGGCAGGTGTGGGAGTAG
- a CDS encoding RNase-H2-suC domain containing protein, whose protein sequence is MLSIQPSKPQKATPNLLPVRINHNGPINSTQQYWKPTTDEKGTQHAYFRGRHLYGKSIPLPENYTGAVLNITDKQLPQQRAQAQPSHDEGEEGDDAEPEESMPVEVKIAEQVGEFDEVVVWGHGGDVDGNRDIFVRGISEWIEFAESMHADDDDDVEMATEQESKKTN, encoded by the coding sequence ATGTTGTCCATCCAACCCTCGAAACCGCAAAAAGCCACTCCCAACCTTCTCCCCGTCCGCATAAACCACAATGGCCCTATAAACTCCACTCAACAATATTGGAAGCCAACCACCGACGAGAAAGGCACACAGCACGCCTACTTTCGTGGACGTCACCTCTACGGAAAGTCGATTCCGCTTCCTGAAAACTACACCGGCGCCGTCCTAAACATCACCGATAAGCAATTACCACAACAACGGGCGCAAGCACAGCCTTCGCATGACGAGGGTGAGGAAGGCGATGATGCTGAGCCTGAGGAGAGCATGCCTGTAGAGGTCAAGATTGCGGAACAAGTAGGCGAGTTCGATGAGGTAGTCGTATGGGGTCATGGAGGGGATGTAGATGGGAATAGGGATATATTTGTCAGAGGCATAAGCGAGTGGATTGAATTTGCAGAGAGCATGCATGcggatgacgatgacgatgtAGAAATGGCAACGGAACAGGAAAGCAAAAAGACCAATTGA